The DNA region TGCACCTCGATGTGCAGCAGACCCAGATGGCGCTGGGCATCGCGGCGTCGCAGCCGGTCGGCCTGCGCGAGCAGTTCGGCACCATGACCAAGCCGTTCCACCCGGGCGGCGCCGCGCGTGCCGGCCTGATGTCGGCGCTGCTGGCCAGCAAGGGCTTCACGTCCAGCCCGCGCGCGCTGGAGGCGCCGCGCGGCTTCGTGCAGGTGGCATCGGACAAGCGGGCCTGGAACGAGGCCACCGACGAACTCGGCCAGCGCTTCGAGATCTCGTTCAACACCTACAAGCCGTTCGCCTGCGGCATCGTCATCCATCCCAGCATCGACGCCTGCGTGCAGCTGCGCGAGCGGGGCGTCCAGGCCGACCAGGTCGAGCGCATCGAGCTGCGCGTGCACTCGCTGGTGCTGGAACTCACTGGCAAGAAGGAGCCCAAGGACGGACTGCAGGGCAAGTTCAGCGTCTACCACGGCTGCGCCGTCGGCCTGATCTACGGCCGTGCCGGCGAGGAGGAGTTCTCCGATGCGGTGGTGAACGACCCGGCGGTCGTGGCGCTGCGCAACAAGGTGCAGGCGACGGTGGACGACTCCATCGCGGAAGAGGCCGTGCAGGTGACCGCGGTGCTCAAGGACGGCCGCCGCATCGACGTGCGGGTCGACAACGCCATCGGCTCGATGCACAACCCGCTGTCCGACGCCCAGCTGGAAGCCAAGTTCGCCGCCCTGGTGGTCCCGGTGCTGGGCGAGGCCCGCTGCCGCGACATCACCGGCCAGTGGAAGAACCTGGCCGCCCTCTCCGACATCCGCAGCTTCGTGGCCCTGTGCCGGCCCTGAAGCCTCCCGTGCGCCACCGGTCCACCACCCCCGCGAAGGCGTCCCGCCGTCGCGGGCCCCAGGACTGAGCGCGCGGAAACGTCGACCGACCCAAGAGAACCTCCCGACCCCATGACTGCCCCCCTCCGCATCGGCATCCTCGACGGCGACGACATCGGCCTCGAGATCGTGCCGGCCTCCGTGGCCATCGCCCGCGCCGCCGCCGAACTGCACGGCGTGGCCATCGACTGGCACCCCCTGCCCGTCGGTGCCCGCGCCCTCGAATCCCACGGCCACACGCTGCCGCCCGAGACGATGGCGGCGCTCAAGACCCTGGACGGCTGGATCCTGGGCCCGATCGGCCACCGCGCCTATCCCAAGGGCCCGAACGCGATCAACCCGCACCCCATCCTGCGCAAGTCGTTCAACCTGTTCGCCAACGTGCGGCCGACCCGCTCGTACCCGGACATCGGCTGCCTGCACGACGGTGTCGACCTGGTGATCGTGCGCGAGAACAACGAGGGCTTCCAGCCCGACCGCAACATGCTGGTGGGCAACGCGGAGTTCCGCCCCAACGACGAGGTGACGCTGTCGATGCGCGTCATCACGCGCACCGGCAGCCGCAGCGTCGCGCGCGCGGCCTTCGAGCTGGCGCGCCAGCGCCGCAAGCACCTGACCTACGTGCACAAGGACACCGTGTTCAAGCTCGGCTGCGGCATGTTCGTCGAGGAATGCAAACGGCTCGCGCCCGAGTACCCGGACGTGCTGGTCGACGACGTGATCGTCGACACCATGGCGATGCGGCTGGTGCGCGACCCGCAGAGCTTCGACGTCATCGTCACCACCAACATGTTCGGCGACATCCTGTCCGACGAGGCCGCCGGCCTGGTGGGCGGACTGGGCATGGCGCCGGGCCTGTGCATCGGCGACGGCAACATCGCCATGGCGCAGGCCACCCACGGCTCGGCACCCGACATCGCGGGCAAGGGCATCGCCAACCCGTACGCGATGGTCGAATCGACCCGCATGCTGTTCGACTGGCTGGGTCACAGCCGCGACAACCCCGGCGCGGTGCGCCTGGCGGCGTCCATGTCGCGCGCCATCACGGCGGCCCTGGCCGACCCGCAGGCGCGCACCGGCGACATCCGCGGCAAGGGCAACACCGCGACGTTCACGCAGGCGGTGCTGCGCAACCTGACCAAGTAGGAGCTTCCCCATGCCCCACCTGCCTGCTTCCGCCGCCCTCGCGCGCTTCCGCGTCATCGACCTCACCCAGGTGCGCGCCGGCCCCACGGCCTGCCGCCAGCTGGCCGACTGGGGCGCCGACGTCATCCAGGTGCAGATGCCCGAGCACATGCGCGGCGACGACACCCTGGGCGGACAGGACGGCTCCGACTACCAGTACACGCACCGCAACAAGCGCTCGATCACGCTCGACCTCAAGCAGGCCGAGGGCATCGCCACGCTCAAGCGGCTGATCGCCGGCGCCGACGTGGTGGTGGAGAACTTCCGCCCCGACGTGAAGCACCGGCTGGGCATCGACTACGCCTCGCTGGCTGCCGACAACCCCGGCCTGGTCTACGCCAGCATCTCCGGCTTCGGCCAGACCGGTCCGCTGGCCCAGCGCCCCGGCTTCGACCAGATCGC from Ramlibacter pinisoli includes:
- a CDS encoding MmgE/PrpD family protein, coding for MARNTHVAADTAAPPITSTLATFVAGHPARGWSDAVEREAHRTFYNWLGCAIGAAHHEAAVAALGAVQVLEPAAQATVLGRQEKVDIASAALVNGITSHTFDFDDTHLKTIIHPAGPVASAALALAELRGSSGRDVIDALVLGIDVACRIGNVMYPDHYDRGWHITGSTGMLGAAAACARLLHLDVQQTQMALGIAASQPVGLREQFGTMTKPFHPGGAARAGLMSALLASKGFTSSPRALEAPRGFVQVASDKRAWNEATDELGQRFEISFNTYKPFACGIVIHPSIDACVQLRERGVQADQVERIELRVHSLVLELTGKKEPKDGLQGKFSVYHGCAVGLIYGRAGEEEFSDAVVNDPAVVALRNKVQATVDDSIAEEAVQVTAVLKDGRRIDVRVDNAIGSMHNPLSDAQLEAKFAALVVPVLGEARCRDITGQWKNLAALSDIRSFVALCRP
- a CDS encoding isocitrate/isopropylmalate dehydrogenase family protein — protein: MTAPLRIGILDGDDIGLEIVPASVAIARAAAELHGVAIDWHPLPVGARALESHGHTLPPETMAALKTLDGWILGPIGHRAYPKGPNAINPHPILRKSFNLFANVRPTRSYPDIGCLHDGVDLVIVRENNEGFQPDRNMLVGNAEFRPNDEVTLSMRVITRTGSRSVARAAFELARQRRKHLTYVHKDTVFKLGCGMFVEECKRLAPEYPDVLVDDVIVDTMAMRLVRDPQSFDVIVTTNMFGDILSDEAAGLVGGLGMAPGLCIGDGNIAMAQATHGSAPDIAGKGIANPYAMVESTRMLFDWLGHSRDNPGAVRLAASMSRAITAALADPQARTGDIRGKGNTATFTQAVLRNLTK